From the Ilumatobacteraceae bacterium genome, the window ACACCGCCGTACCGTACTGGTCGTTCGAGGACAGCTTCCCACCCCCAAGGACGACATGAACGACAACAACACGACCGACGCCGACATGATCGACGATCCGACCGCGGCCGGCACCGACCGCCGTGGCGGCTTCCCGAAGTGGCTCAAGTGGGGCCTGTTCGGTGCGCTGGCGGTCCTGGTCGTCGGGTACGGCCTGATCTTCCTGTACGCCAAGGTCCTCAACGACAGCCCCGACGAACTCGGCGACGCCGACCTCGCAGCCGCACTCGCCGACGACGCCACCGAGGAAGCCGAACGGGCGAACGACGAGACGACCGACCCGTCCGACACCGCATCAACCGTGACGCCGACCACCGGGGCTGTCACGACCGAAGCCCCCGAGGCGCCGGCCGATGACGCTCCAGCGGCAGCCGGTGAGGTCTGGGACATCACCGATGCCTCCGAGCTCGGGTACCGCGTCAAGGAGATCCTGTTCGGTGTCGACACCGAGGGTGTCGGTCGTACGAACCAGATCACCGGTTCACTCGTGATCGACGGCACACAGGTCACCGACGCCGAGTTCGTGGTCGATGTCGCGACGATCGAGAGCGACGACGGTCGGCGGGACAACCAGTTCCGCGGTCGCATCATGTCGACCGACGAGTTCCCCCAGGCGGTCTTCACGCTGACCGAGCCGATCGAGCTCGGCACCGAGGCGACCGAAGGGGCGACGGTCGACACGACCGCCACCGGTGAGCTGACGCTGCGGGGCGTCACCAATCCGGTCACGTTCGACGTGAGCGCCCGACTCGAGAACGGCAAGATCGGCGTCCTCGGCGACATCCCCGTCGTCTTCGCCGACTACTCGATCGCCAACCCGTCGACCGGTGGCATCACCACCGAGGACAACGGCCTGCTCGAGTTCGTCCTGGTCTTCGAACCCGCCGCCTGATCACCCGAACGGAGCGGACCGGGTGCCCCATCGTTCGAACCGGATGATCACCACCCATTAGGTTCGCCCGCGTGATCGCTCCCCTGTCCCGTTCGTACGCCGACGCCCGAGCCGCGTTCATCGCCGCGGCCACAGCCGCCGGGGCGCGGATCGAGTCGTTCGCGCATCCGCGCACCGGGCTGACGGGCGAGGAGCTGTTCGTCGACGTCGCCGAGGTCGGGCCCGCCGACGCCGACCGCGTCGTGATCGTCGTGTCGGGCACGCACGGCGTGGAGGGCTACCTCGGCTCGGCGCTCCAGCGTCACCACCTCGAGACGTACGACACCGACCGCGAGCCCGGGCCGGCGATCGTGTTCGTCCACGCCCTCAACCCGTTCGGGTTCTCGTGGGTGCGCAGGGTGAACGAGGACAACGTCGACCTCAACCGCAACTTCGTCGACTGGTCGCAACCGCCGCCGACCAACGACGGCTACGCCGACCTCGCCGACGCACTCGTGCCGACCGACTGGTCGGCCGAGACACAGGAACGGACCCTGCTCGAGCTGATGGCGCAGATGGAGACGCTCGGGTTGGAGCGACTGCAGCAGACCGTGTCGGGTGGCCAGTACGACCACCCGACCGGCGTGTTCTACGGCGGCACCGGCCCGACCTGGTCCAACGAGTGGCTCCGGGCGTTCATGGCCCGACGGCTCGACGGGGTCGGTCGCACGGCGATCATCGATCTGCACACCGGCCTCGGACCGTGGGGACACGGCGAGCTGATCTCGAGCGAGCGCCCCGGCAGCGACACGTTCGAACGGCAGCAGTCGTGGTGGGGTGAGGTCATCTCGATGATGGACGACGCCAGCGTGTCCGCCGCGCTCGAGGGCGACTGGCTGGGTGTGGCGGCCGACTTCGCTCCCGGCACCGAGATCACCGGGGTGGCGATCGAGTACGGCACGGTCGACCCGATCACCGTCCTGCAGAGCCTGCGCGCCGACGCCGTGCTCCACGGCCACGGCGACCCGACCGCCGACGGAGCGAGCGACGTGCGAGACCAGGTCCGTGCCGCCTTCCTCGACGACGACCCGGCCTGGCTCGAGACCTGCCTCCCCCGCTACCACTCGGTCGTCACCGCCGCCCTCGGACACCTCGCCTGAATCGCCGAACGGGCCGCCGGTTCGGTCAGCGTGATCGTTCGGCTGGCGGGCCCTGGAGGCGCTCATCGACCGCACTCAGGCGTGGTGCCGGTGCTCCTCCGGTTGGGCTCCCGTCGAGATCGGTCGGTGTTCTCACGCCGACAACGCCCCTCACCGATGCCGGTTCGGTTCCCTCCGAGCCGGTCGGCGATCGCGTCGAGACGGGTGCCGTCGCCACCTCGTTCCAGGTGGCCGTGGGGGCGGCGCTGCGAACGGCGCGAAGCTGGTTGGCTCCGTTCGCTCCGTTCGGTCAGACGGGTTGGCTCTGTTCCCAGGCGGCGGCGAGGGCGGCGTAGCGGCCGCCTCGGTCGACGAGTTCGGCGTGGGTGCCGAGCTCGACCAGCCGGCCGTGATCGACCACGGCGACGCGATCGGCTCGACGCACGGTCGACAGACGGTGGGCCACGACGATCGTGGTGCGACCACGCATCAGCCGTTCGAGTGCGTGTTCGACGAGCGCCTCCGTGCCCGGGTCGAGGCTCGACGTCG encodes:
- a CDS encoding YceI family protein, whose amino-acid sequence is MNDNNTTDADMIDDPTAAGTDRRGGFPKWLKWGLFGALAVLVVGYGLIFLYAKVLNDSPDELGDADLAAALADDATEEAERANDETTDPSDTASTVTPTTGAVTTEAPEAPADDAPAAAGEVWDITDASELGYRVKEILFGVDTEGVGRTNQITGSLVIDGTQVTDAEFVVDVATIESDDGRRDNQFRGRIMSTDEFPQAVFTLTEPIELGTEATEGATVDTTATGELTLRGVTNPVTFDVSARLENGKIGVLGDIPVVFADYSIANPSTGGITTEDNGLLEFVLVFEPAA
- a CDS encoding DUF2817 domain-containing protein translates to MIAPLSRSYADARAAFIAAATAAGARIESFAHPRTGLTGEELFVDVAEVGPADADRVVIVVSGTHGVEGYLGSALQRHHLETYDTDREPGPAIVFVHALNPFGFSWVRRVNEDNVDLNRNFVDWSQPPPTNDGYADLADALVPTDWSAETQERTLLELMAQMETLGLERLQQTVSGGQYDHPTGVFYGGTGPTWSNEWLRAFMARRLDGVGRTAIIDLHTGLGPWGHGELISSERPGSDTFERQQSWWGEVISMMDDASVSAALEGDWLGVAADFAPGTEITGVAIEYGTVDPITVLQSLRADAVLHGHGDPTADGASDVRDQVRAAFLDDDPAWLETCLPRYHSVVTAALGHLA